In Salinibacterium sp. ZJ70, one DNA window encodes the following:
- a CDS encoding RidA family protein codes for MGARESIYLEGFAHRNPVPVASRVGSFVHSGVLTGRDPKSLEMPDTLEEQMTNVFERIRELMDAVGGSVDDIAKLTFWLADYRDRDALNREWEAMFPSPADRPARQAMAATLDGGSKVQCDVVAILTDERI; via the coding sequence GTGGGAGCGCGAGAGAGCATCTACCTCGAGGGATTCGCCCACCGGAACCCGGTTCCGGTGGCGAGCCGCGTCGGGTCGTTCGTGCATTCGGGGGTGCTGACCGGGCGTGATCCGAAGTCGCTCGAGATGCCCGACACGCTCGAGGAGCAGATGACGAACGTGTTCGAGCGCATCCGCGAACTCATGGATGCGGTCGGCGGCTCGGTCGATGACATCGCCAAGCTGACATTCTGGCTGGCCGACTACCGCGACCGCGATGCGCTCAACCGCGAATGGGAGGCGATGTTCCCATCGCCCGCTGACCGACCGGCGCGCCAGGCGATGGCCGCGACCCTCGACGGCGGCTCGAAGGTGCAGTGCGACGTGGTCGCGATCCTGACCGACGAACGGATCTGA
- a CDS encoding alpha-glucosidase: protein MATPEITARSRIRDLLAHPLGRDIIDTLAQQTGASARLLDNPIVGALRLSALPTLTRGAVDASFLSSLTGLLATAPDAPTPAGMPLREAWFKEAVFYQVYPRSFQDSDGDGIGDLRGVLARLDYLKELGVDALWLSPIYDSPMDDMGYDIRDYRAILAEFGTLDDVDALVAGLHERGMRLVMDLVVNHTSDEHAWFQKGLTDPESPYRDYYFFVHGDADTPPTNWRSFFSESAWRHFSDEGVWALHLFSSKQMDLNWDNPELRAEIMEMVRWWRDRGVDGFRLDVINYISKTPGLPDGNRVLGEVTGFTGIEHYFHGPRLHEHLRQLRAEAFVDPDCVAIGETPAIGLQASKLMTGDDRGELDMVFNFDHLENPGKNRFDDYRYDLRRLKRYFIRWQAEMGDGYWMSLFFDNHDNPRMVSKVDPRPEHRVAVAKLLATMQLTLRGTPFLYQGQEIGAVNQRFASLDELRDVESLNMAVDLAAAGVSPEDAFARILSGTRDHTRVPMAWDATGGFTTGTPWIAGDGDTSINVVAQEGDADSVLEWHRQLIAVRRGDRALIYGETITERSSRRVWRYRRRRDGGEYLVVLNLTDRRARTSSPPRGAELVMTSGAGGRVLAPYEAQLWRIR from the coding sequence GTGGCGACTCCTGAGATCACGGCGCGCAGCCGCATCCGGGATCTGCTCGCGCATCCGCTCGGGCGCGACATCATCGACACCCTCGCCCAGCAGACGGGTGCCTCCGCGCGCCTGCTCGACAACCCGATCGTCGGCGCGCTGCGGCTCTCGGCGCTGCCGACGCTCACGCGCGGCGCGGTGGATGCGAGCTTCCTCTCCTCGCTCACGGGCCTGCTGGCGACGGCACCGGACGCGCCGACGCCCGCGGGCATGCCGCTGCGGGAAGCCTGGTTCAAGGAGGCGGTCTTCTACCAGGTGTACCCGCGCTCGTTCCAGGATTCGGATGGCGACGGCATCGGCGACCTGCGCGGGGTCCTGGCGCGGCTCGACTACCTGAAAGAGCTGGGTGTCGACGCGCTGTGGCTCTCGCCGATCTACGACTCGCCCATGGATGACATGGGCTACGACATCCGGGACTACCGCGCCATCCTCGCCGAATTCGGCACCCTCGACGACGTCGATGCCCTCGTCGCGGGGCTGCACGAGCGAGGCATGCGCCTCGTCATGGATCTCGTCGTCAACCACACATCCGATGAGCACGCCTGGTTCCAGAAGGGCCTCACGGATCCGGAGTCGCCGTATCGCGACTACTACTTCTTCGTGCACGGTGACGCCGACACCCCGCCCACCAACTGGCGCTCGTTCTTCTCCGAGTCGGCGTGGCGGCACTTCTCCGACGAGGGCGTGTGGGCGCTGCACCTGTTCTCGAGCAAGCAGATGGATCTCAACTGGGACAACCCCGAGCTGCGCGCCGAGATCATGGAGATGGTGCGCTGGTGGCGGGACCGGGGCGTCGACGGGTTCCGGCTCGACGTCATCAACTACATCTCGAAGACGCCCGGCCTGCCCGACGGCAACCGCGTGCTCGGCGAGGTGACGGGCTTCACCGGCATCGAGCACTACTTCCACGGCCCCCGCCTGCACGAGCACCTGCGCCAGCTTCGGGCTGAGGCGTTCGTCGACCCCGACTGCGTCGCCATCGGCGAGACTCCCGCGATCGGCCTGCAGGCGTCGAAGCTCATGACGGGCGACGACCGCGGCGAGCTCGACATGGTGTTCAACTTCGACCACCTCGAGAACCCGGGGAAGAACCGCTTCGACGACTACCGGTACGACCTCCGCCGGCTGAAGCGCTACTTCATCCGCTGGCAGGCGGAGATGGGCGACGGCTACTGGATGAGCCTGTTCTTCGACAACCACGACAACCCGCGCATGGTGTCGAAGGTCGATCCGCGTCCGGAGCATCGTGTGGCCGTGGCGAAGCTGCTCGCGACGATGCAGCTCACCCTGCGCGGCACTCCGTTCCTCTACCAGGGGCAGGAGATCGGCGCCGTCAACCAGCGCTTCGCGTCGCTCGACGAGCTGCGGGATGTCGAGAGCCTCAACATGGCTGTCGACCTCGCCGCCGCCGGAGTCTCGCCCGAGGACGCGTTCGCGCGCATCCTCTCCGGCACCCGCGACCACACGCGCGTGCCGATGGCGTGGGATGCGACGGGCGGCTTCACGACCGGCACCCCGTGGATCGCGGGCGACGGCGACACCTCGATCAACGTCGTCGCTCAGGAGGGCGATGCGGATTCGGTGCTCGAGTGGCACCGTCAGCTCATCGCAGTGCGCCGCGGCGACCGCGCGCTCATCTACGGCGAGACGATCACCGAGCGCTCGTCGCGTCGGGTGTGGCGGTATCGCCGGCGCCGCGATGGCGGCGAGTACCTCGTGGTGCTGAACCTCACGGATCGGCGCGCGCGCACATCGTCCCCGCCTCGCGGTGCTGAGCTGGTGATGACGAGCGGCGCTGGCGGGCGTGTGCTCGCGCCCTATGAGGCGCAGCTCTGGCGCATCCGCTGA
- a CDS encoding SDR family oxidoreductase encodes MANTAVITGGTGGMGLATAKILGRDHRIVLADLSQERIDAAVAELKAEGIDASGQVCDITDRASIEALFDAAEQGGHVRAVVHTAGISPQMGSAEKVAHINGSGTVNITLAYLARVQEGDALVNVASMSGHQLPGLLIPKGAFRKAETDPAAFEKAIVKRAGIAKKMKSGLAYAISKTFVIWYVRQKAGAFGAKGARIVSVSPGNFDTAMGRLEKDHGGEAMMKTAAIKRFGKPEEIAAALAFAASEAAGYLTGVDILMDGGVITGQQVAKGK; translated from the coding sequence ATGGCGAACACCGCCGTCATCACCGGAGGCACCGGAGGCATGGGCCTCGCCACCGCCAAGATCCTGGGCCGCGATCACCGCATCGTGCTCGCCGACCTCAGCCAGGAGCGCATCGACGCAGCGGTCGCCGAGCTGAAGGCCGAGGGCATCGACGCCAGCGGCCAGGTCTGCGACATCACCGACCGCGCCTCGATCGAGGCACTGTTCGACGCCGCGGAGCAGGGCGGCCACGTGCGCGCCGTCGTGCACACTGCGGGCATCAGCCCGCAGATGGGCAGCGCCGAGAAGGTCGCGCACATCAACGGCTCGGGGACCGTGAACATCACGCTCGCCTATCTCGCGCGCGTGCAGGAGGGCGATGCGCTCGTCAACGTCGCCTCCATGTCGGGCCACCAGCTGCCGGGCCTGCTCATCCCGAAGGGCGCGTTCCGCAAGGCCGAGACCGACCCGGCGGCCTTCGAGAAAGCCATCGTGAAGCGCGCGGGCATCGCCAAGAAGATGAAGTCGGGGCTCGCCTACGCCATCTCGAAGACCTTCGTCATCTGGTACGTGCGCCAGAAGGCCGGCGCGTTCGGCGCGAAGGGCGCCCGCATCGTCTCGGTGTCGCCCGGCAACTTCGACACCGCCATGGGGCGCCTCGAGAAGGACCACGGCGGCGAGGCCATGATGAAGACCGCCGCGATCAAGCGCTTCGGCAAGCCGGAGGAGATCGCCGCCGCGCTCGCCTTCGCCGCGAGCGAAGCGGCCGGATACCTCACGGGCGTCGACATCCTCATGGACGGCGGCGTGATCACCGGCCAGCAGGTCGCCAAGGGCAAGTAG
- a CDS encoding glycoside-pentoside-hexuronide (GPH):cation symporter: protein MTTQPDSARRRQTLRNRYGFGIGTIGRDAAYTLISMFLLFYLSDILGVSQQVFATVSIVIVAGRILDAIIDPFVGVLVDNTRSRWGKFKPWIVVGILVSSALTVMMFTPWDLGEVAFVLVFSIVYVAWSAAFAANDISFWSMLPALTQSQREREKIGSFARICASIGTFSVVVAIVPVSSAIGEATGDIRSSFFWVALVIAVVMVVLQLVMVLLTQEDRTVVTESHTKFRELVTVIFRNDQLLAIAVAFVLFMTAFAVTTGFGTYYFKYVYGDVDTYGIFAAVLGVSQITALALYPLFSARMSRSRLFTIALFVVVAGYVLFFFAPPGGLLYVVIAGIAVFAAQATIQIQLLMFVADTVEYGEHKFGRRNDSVTLSLQPVIYKSSSALANGVVAWAVIASGMLDAESAADMTDGGTTLVKVAMFVVPGVMIALSYLIYRRFYTLDEGRYAQIVEELRERRGTVGAATIADAGVESVVEASAVEAEERRGDS from the coding sequence TTGACCACCCAGCCCGACAGCGCCCGCCGCCGCCAGACCCTCCGCAACCGCTACGGATTCGGCATCGGCACGATCGGCCGTGACGCCGCCTACACGCTCATCAGCATGTTCCTGCTGTTCTACCTGTCGGACATCCTCGGGGTGTCGCAGCAGGTGTTCGCGACCGTGTCGATCGTGATCGTCGCCGGACGCATCCTCGATGCCATCATCGACCCCTTCGTCGGGGTGCTCGTCGACAACACCCGCAGCCGGTGGGGCAAGTTCAAGCCGTGGATCGTGGTGGGCATCCTCGTGTCGTCCGCGCTCACCGTGATGATGTTCACCCCGTGGGATCTCGGCGAGGTGGCCTTCGTCCTCGTCTTCAGCATCGTGTACGTGGCGTGGAGCGCCGCATTCGCCGCCAACGACATCAGCTTCTGGTCGATGCTGCCGGCGCTCACCCAGAGCCAGCGCGAGCGCGAGAAGATCGGCTCCTTCGCCCGCATCTGCGCCTCGATCGGCACCTTCTCGGTCGTCGTCGCGATCGTTCCGGTGTCGAGCGCGATCGGCGAGGCGACGGGCGACATCCGCTCCTCGTTCTTCTGGGTCGCGCTCGTGATCGCCGTGGTCATGGTCGTGCTGCAGCTCGTGATGGTGCTGCTCACGCAGGAGGATCGCACGGTCGTCACCGAGAGTCACACGAAGTTCCGCGAACTGGTGACGGTGATCTTCCGCAACGACCAGCTCCTCGCGATCGCGGTGGCGTTCGTGCTGTTCATGACCGCGTTCGCGGTCACCACCGGTTTCGGCACCTACTACTTCAAGTACGTGTACGGCGATGTCGACACGTACGGCATCTTCGCCGCCGTGCTCGGGGTCTCGCAGATCACGGCCCTCGCGCTGTACCCGCTGTTCTCGGCGCGGATGTCGCGCAGCCGCCTGTTCACGATCGCGCTGTTCGTCGTCGTCGCGGGCTACGTGCTGTTCTTCTTCGCGCCTCCCGGGGGCCTTCTGTATGTGGTGATCGCGGGTATCGCCGTCTTCGCCGCGCAGGCCACCATCCAGATCCAGCTGCTCATGTTCGTCGCCGACACGGTCGAATACGGCGAGCACAAGTTCGGCCGCCGCAACGACTCGGTGACGCTCTCGCTGCAGCCCGTCATCTACAAGTCGAGCTCGGCGCTCGCCAACGGCGTCGTCGCGTGGGCGGTCATCGCCTCCGGGATGCTCGACGCCGAGTCGGCGGCCGACATGACCGACGGCGGGACGACGCTCGTGAAGGTCGCGATGTTCGTCGTGCCGGGCGTCATGATCGCGCTCAGCTACCTCATCTACCGCCGCTTCTACACGCTCGATGAGGGCCGCTACGCCCAGATCGTGGAGGAGCTGCGGGAGCGGCGCGGAACCGTGGGTGCTGCGACGATCGCGGATGCGGGTGTCGAGTCGGTGGTCGAGGCATCGGCGGTCGAGGCAGAGGAGCGGCGTGGCGACTCCTGA
- a CDS encoding TetR/AcrR family transcriptional regulator, which translates to MRTPRRSGRPRSEASRRAVLEATAALVAEIGYDALTVESIASRAGVSRQTIYRWWSSRASILAEAVVGGALAGFEPANLPADADLRTLVTAIVEATAAPERATLVRGLAAAAAGDATDSDALYEHSTRASHAALSAAVARAQATGAAHPHLDPDATADAIIGALLYRVLVRQPLPSDYADQLLAGVLIPR; encoded by the coding sequence ATGCGCACTCCCCGCCGCTCCGGACGCCCCCGCAGCGAGGCGTCGCGGCGGGCGGTGCTCGAGGCGACCGCTGCGCTCGTCGCGGAGATCGGCTACGACGCGCTCACAGTCGAGTCGATCGCCTCGCGCGCAGGGGTGAGCCGCCAGACCATCTACCGATGGTGGTCGAGCAGGGCGTCGATCCTCGCTGAGGCCGTCGTCGGCGGCGCTCTCGCGGGGTTCGAACCGGCGAACCTCCCCGCGGATGCCGACCTCCGCACCCTCGTCACGGCGATCGTCGAAGCGACCGCGGCGCCGGAGCGCGCGACGCTCGTGCGCGGACTCGCGGCAGCCGCGGCCGGCGACGCCACCGACTCCGATGCGCTCTACGAGCACAGCACGCGTGCGAGCCACGCCGCACTCAGCGCCGCCGTCGCCCGAGCGCAGGCCACCGGCGCGGCGCATCCGCACCTCGACCCAGACGCAACGGCCGACGCGATCATCGGCGCCCTGCTCTACCGCGTGCTCGTGCGACAGCCGCTGCCCTCGGACTACGCCGACCAGCTTCTCGCCGGGGTGCTCATCCCCCGCTGA